The following are encoded in a window of Streptomyces sp. Go-475 genomic DNA:
- a CDS encoding M6 family metalloprotease domain-containing protein, with product MPRPFPRARLRSTAAVFTTMSALAATSLGTGPSAAEADSAAPCALTRTDAHHSEGLDTWNAAYPRPARALDAVMVFLSFPDAHPLTTPQELTADHFPATTRFFERASYGRFTLRPHPLRHWIQMPRPSTAYDIQRDWSPEHRAAYLRDALAVADPRVDFSRYDVVYFVADPDAPGVDSDATKVVNLTSPMRADGTDLRRVVTVFEQHPPDRLVLAHETGHVFDLPDLYHRPADGKGDWDTHVGDWDLMGSQFGLAPDLFGWHKWKLGWLDPRQVRCVQDAGPARLTLEPLAAGPGVPVAGAAGAPAFGLGRGTKLAVVRTGRDSVLAFEARGPVGNDAAACRQGVLVYRVRGGAQSGGGPIEVIDAHPRTEACWEDSVYPPLADAPIALGESFTVPGEAVRVEVEGRTASGAWTIKIMVAR from the coding sequence GTGCCGCGTCCGTTCCCGCGCGCCCGACTGCGCAGCACCGCGGCCGTGTTCACCACCATGTCGGCGCTCGCCGCCACCTCCCTCGGCACCGGCCCCTCGGCCGCCGAGGCCGACTCGGCCGCGCCCTGCGCCCTGACCCGCACCGACGCCCACCACTCGGAGGGCCTGGACACCTGGAACGCCGCCTATCCGCGCCCGGCCCGGGCCCTGGACGCGGTCATGGTCTTCCTGTCCTTCCCGGACGCCCATCCGCTGACCACGCCGCAGGAGCTGACCGCCGACCACTTCCCGGCCACCACCCGCTTCTTCGAGCGCGCCTCCTACGGCCGCTTCACACTGCGCCCGCACCCGCTGAGGCACTGGATCCAGATGCCCCGGCCGTCCACCGCGTACGACATACAGCGCGACTGGAGCCCCGAGCACCGGGCCGCCTACCTGCGCGACGCGCTCGCCGTGGCCGACCCGCGGGTGGACTTCTCGCGCTACGACGTCGTGTACTTCGTCGCCGACCCGGACGCGCCGGGCGTGGACTCCGACGCGACGAAGGTCGTGAACCTCACGAGCCCGATGCGGGCCGACGGCACCGACCTGCGCCGGGTCGTCACGGTGTTCGAGCAGCATCCGCCGGACCGGCTCGTCCTCGCCCATGAGACCGGGCACGTCTTCGACCTGCCCGACCTCTACCACCGGCCCGCCGACGGCAAGGGCGACTGGGACACGCACGTCGGTGACTGGGACCTGATGGGCAGCCAGTTCGGACTGGCGCCGGATCTGTTCGGCTGGCACAAGTGGAAGCTGGGCTGGCTGGATCCGCGGCAGGTGCGGTGTGTGCAGGACGCCGGTCCCGCCCGGCTGACGCTGGAGCCGCTGGCCGCGGGGCCGGGGGTGCCGGTGGCGGGCGCCGCCGGGGCGCCGGCCTTCGGGCTCGGGCGGGGCACGAAGCTCGCCGTCGTGCGGACGGGCCGCGACAGTGTGCTCGCCTTCGAGGCGCGGGGGCCGGTGGGCAACGACGCGGCGGCGTGCCGGCAGGGGGTGCTCGTGTACCGGGTGCGGGGCGGGGCGCAGTCCGGGGGCGGGCCGATCGAGGTGATCGACGCCCACCCGCGCACCGAGGCCTGCTGGGAGGACTCGGTCTACCCACCCCTCGCGGACGCGCCGATCGCCCTCGGGGAGAGCTTCACGGTGCCGGGGGAGGCGGTACGGGTGGAGGTGGAAGGGCGCACGGCTTCGGGGGCCTGGACGATCAAGATCATGGTGGCCCGTTGA
- a CDS encoding bifunctional DNA primase/polymerase, translated as MSSAWNASHVTPDGAAWLASAGTYPRSTLALWEERPDAPVVLPCGSVFDVVSAPALFGRRMLDRLWDDGPGSGPVAELRGRMLLFAAPGTAQRLPALLEWEEWGTRGGDARESRRTDAVPPLLCHGTGDAVTVPAPTQGASPLTPARSTARWLVAPDTRQPWLPGPEVLLWAAVRAARSAVRISIFPPPDQGAKVYDVSRRR; from the coding sequence ATGAGCAGCGCATGGAACGCCTCCCACGTCACCCCCGACGGAGCCGCCTGGCTCGCCTCGGCAGGAACGTATCCGCGAAGCACGCTCGCCCTCTGGGAGGAGCGGCCGGACGCCCCGGTCGTGCTGCCCTGCGGGTCGGTCTTCGACGTGGTCAGCGCACCGGCCCTGTTCGGGCGCCGGATGCTGGACCGGCTGTGGGACGACGGCCCCGGCTCGGGCCCGGTCGCGGAGCTCCGCGGCAGGATGCTGCTGTTCGCCGCCCCGGGCACGGCCCAGCGGCTGCCGGCGCTGCTGGAGTGGGAGGAGTGGGGCACGCGGGGCGGGGACGCCCGGGAGAGCCGCCGCACGGACGCCGTACCCCCGCTGCTGTGCCACGGCACCGGCGACGCGGTGACCGTCCCGGCCCCCACACAGGGCGCCTCCCCCCTCACCCCCGCCCGCTCCACCGCCCGCTGGCTCGTCGCGCCGGACACCCGTCAGCCCTGGCTGCCGGGCCCCGAGGTCCTGCTGTGGGCGGCCGTGCGGGCGGCCCGCTCGGCCGTGCGGATATCGATTTTTCCTCCTCCGGACCAGGGTGCTAAGGTCTACGACGTCAGCAGGCGCCGCTAG